The window CTGGAGGCCATCAATCCAATGGTGTTAGAGCAAGCAAGAATTTGGCAGCTTGGGCTCCAACGTAAAGTTGCCTGTCATATTACAATACAGAAGCACTCAAAGGTATTTATGATTTACCCCAATTATACTCGATGATCTCAAATATGTAAAGGTTTGTGTGATCATTTAGCAtcctgccgctgcctttgTACGTATACTCGTATACCCATGCCATTAGTGAACATACCTAATTCCTTCTCCAACAAATTTTCAGCCTGGAGAATACGCTTTCCAAGATCCCTGTAAGAGTGTCACGTTTAACCAATTCGCAGCTAAATAAGATCTACTATTTTTACCTCGTAAAGGATCATACATTGCTCCGGATATGACAAAACGGTACAACTATTCCAGTAGTCATTTTAAGAGCTCTCATTTTCCGTGAAGAGCATGCCGTTTGACTAATTAGGCGAACTTGAAATGGGCTGTCGTCTGAAGCTCCCGGGAACGGTAAGTCTTTTCCGCCAACAGAGAGCAGCATTTCCGTCGGAAAAAGGTGTCACAGATTTGTCCACCAAACAGAATACGACATCAATACTCTATTTTGACAGCAGTGATAACATTATCCCATAGTTTCACTCCATCATAGCGGATAATTCCAGCTATATTAATTTTCTTGACATTTGAGCGGCTTACTTACCGAATATTGATCCGAGCTGAAAAGAAATTAGATATTCGGACGATGTTTACACTAGTAAGAGAAAGTCAAGATGTTTACAGTTTTCATTATGTATCTGATGGCTAGGATAGATGATAAGAGTATCATCAATATTGTAATCGATAGTATTCCCTAAATGTTCATATTTGCTGCCTCGCATTGGGTAGAACTTATATAGAGATAGAGATAGAATAACCATGAATGAAGAAGGTCTGGTAAGTTAATGACGTTGCCAATTACACCTGATTTCAATGAAGGATTCTGAAATTCTCGTAGTAGCAATCAGTGTTAGCTAAATAGAAACGCTACTAACCAGATTATCATTCAAGATTTACTTTAATCAGAATGGAATACGAGTGATCTCATATTCAAAAGAGTATGGGCTGGGGCTCAATAAGCTGAGTGTGAAACTTGTTCTATATTGATGCTACATCAATGTCAGAGCCAAGCACCATCGACAGAATAAACACTGCCGCTAACAAAGGTGCTGTCTGAGCCCAGCAGGAATAGAACAACCTTTGCGACCTCTTCTGGCTTTCCTTGCCTCTGGAATGCAGTGGGGTCATCAAAAGGGGCATCCGCTGGACGTCCGCTATTATCCCAAAAATCCTGCATCATTGGGGTGTAGATTGATCCGGGCGCCACAGCATTGACCCTGATTTCCCTCTTGCCGTACTCTTTTGCCGCTATCCGAGTCAAGCCAACGACTCCATGCTTACTCGCACCATATCCTCCGTGAAATCCCAGGCCTATTAGTGACCAAGAGTTAGGTGATGTGTAGAACGGAGCAGTATAACTAAACAAGCCACTCACCCGTGATTCCTTGGATCGAAGCCATATTGACAATGGAGCCGCCGTCTTTGATattcttcagctcagctctcaTGCAATACATACAGCCCGTAAGGTTTACTGCAATGATCTTGTCCCATTCGTCGtcctccagctcttcaataGAGTGAATAGAGTGGTGCTTGCCAATAATGCCAGCGATGTTGGCCGCACCATCCAGCTGTCCAAATTCCTTGACAATGCCTTCAATCCACGCATCTACTTCGGCTCTTTTTGATACATCTACCTTGGTGGCTGAGAACTTGgcccccttctccttcaaGTAGGTCTCGgctgcagccagagcagTTGTGTTGACGTCCGAAAAGCACACAGTAGCTCCTTGCTCAGCCAATAGCTTAACCGTAGCTAGTCCAATTCCACTTGCGCCCCCGGTGACGGCGTAAACCTTGCCTGCGAAAGCCATTTTATATCCCTTCTTGTGTGATTGCTGAGGTCGAAATAACCGGCTGAGCTATCTTTGCGAGCAAATCAGTGTGGCAAAAGGCAGTTGGCTGTagagaagacaaagaaagagCAAGACCGGCCTGTCTCAGTATCTTTTGCTCGCAAACAGACTATATACTACGGCCAAGTGGATGAAATCTCGAAAGACTTTGGCGCTGAGTTCGTCAATACTCCATAAATCGACAGGCTAGATGCTCATCAAGTTCACGATGCGGAGGCTTCAGTTCAAAGTGCGGGCAGGCTCCACTGTTTCCGGCACACGATGGCTACTCGCTTTCTTCCGCTAATAAAAGCCCGCGGCCCATTTAAAGTGTCGGAACAAGCAGCGCTTCACGGTGTCTGAAGCTTGAGACGGAAACAGTACAGGCATCGGCCATTTTCCTGCGCGCAAAGCTTGATGTACGTAGGCATGTACTCTTCCGGAACTAACCAGCAAAAATAGAATCTGTGAGTATAGCCCGTATTatagaattataataaaCAATTTGGAATATGTGCGTATTTGTACCGCTCTGAAAACTTGCTCTATTAAAGATATTTCgtgtagaaaaaaaaaaaaaaaaaaaagctttgaGTCACATGCATCATATCATAACAAATAAATTTGAATCTACTTTAGATGAAAAGCTCGcaataattataaaataaaagagcgGCTTCATGGCGTTTCTCTCGCGCGGCCCAATGCTGGTTCATGAGCGCTTGGGAAGCCATGAGGGTCAAGACTATGGACGAGAAAAATCCATCAACTTTTTGTGCATAACCACATACGAGAATACTCTCATTTCTTCTCATATTACACCGCATATGCTTGCCTGAATGATTCGAGAAAATGTAGCGCCCGTGTGAGCAGGGAATCTGATTGAACTCGGAATGGGCATTCACAATGAGCTCGATTACCCTGTAATAGATTCTTGACCTTGAAATGAGCTTTAGAATGTTGAACAAACCAGTACGTATATGAGCCGAGTTGTCTAATACTCATCATAGTTCCTCGCGCTTAACACATTGATAGTATGACTGTCTGGCTTCACTAATGAAGAATTCGAAGAATTTATACTACAAAAGAGTTCTGAGCAAGGCAAACTGCCACATTGCCACAGTCTCTCGGGCTTTATTCACATGCCGTGGACAGTTTCGCGTCGTCGAAGATCCAAGCGATCGTTTATCGTTTACTACTAATATAGCAGTGGGTATCAAAAGGTCATATAACACTCGAGTAAGACCATGGTTGCCTATATGAGTACATAGCGGAGCGACCCGTGTTAAACGATATGCGAGTACGATGAGCTAATTTTTCCACCAAACAAACCAGCGCCTTACACCATCAGTTGACAGTTGCTACAAGCGGAGTAAGACGCAAACAAAGAGGCAAGTTTATGATTCTGTTTTGAGGTCTCCTAATATTGTCTTGTGGTCTCAAACTTAGCAACTTAATTAACAGAAGTATAGTCGGAATGAATCTCAAAGACGCTTTGACATATGAAGAAGGTGCATGATACCTTTCAAAGATATGTTAAATAGAAGGAGGCATTGTCGAATCGTTTGAGCTTCAAATAGCGAGCCTTGGTATTAAATGTGCTATTTGTTGATACCTGAAGATAAATAACCCATAAGACCTGCATATGGACTTCCTGAACAATACATCAGTTAATCGCTTCTATACTACCTTGTATACTACATTACACCGGGACTTCTATAAGCCCTCTTGTAGAACAGTTTAAAATGAAGGTCACTTCCATTGTCGGTGTTATCGCCGCCCTCGCTGGGCCTGCCGCCGCCTTCTATGGCCAGATGGCTGCCAGCGCGATGACAGTTAGCGGAGAGGGTCCCGCCTATCAACTCATCACTTTGTCCGACTACAACACTGGATCCATTTACTCTGGCGATCTAAACTTCAGCTTTTCAGGCACGCAGAAGTTTGTTTAGTGAGCCAATTTGAACGTAATAGGAGAAGGAAACGGCCgcggcaagaagatgacCGACTTGAGATTAGTTTCGAGGAAGATACTCCGGGCAGTTACGACTTTTACGCTCTTATGTGGAGGATCACCGATGGATGCCACAACATTGACTTTTAGGGAGCTTTGAGTGCAGGGCATGGATATCGCTGCGGCTCACTTCCATGCGATTTTACCGCTTAGAGTTGAAGAGCCTTAGGGTTAGGGTATGCCAGACCGAAACCATTTAATATTCAGTATAGTACTTCTTTTCCGATCTTTATAGATTTAACAGCCTTGTTGTAACATGTACAAGTTATTTAAAGTCACAAAGATAATCCGCAGATCCAAACAACACAGTCAGAGTCAACAGTACGGTTAGGCATGTCGTGAAATTTAATCTTGACCAAAGAATAGGATGAACAATAAAAGGTAAACTCGCGCAGTCAATAGATCTCTTCGGAAGCAGGGGTAAGTAAATTTGcttctcatcatcacaaaGCGCACTCCTACCAAGTAATGCTGTAGGACAAGTACTAAAAGTTGTAATAACTGGCTCGATTCTCTGTAGAAAAGTCTAGATTTACAACGTAGCCTCTATCTGCTCAATATCGGATAAATACAATTGATGCAGTGAGGTCCAATTTGCCTCAGGCAGTCTGCCTTTCAACGGTAGTCTGCCTCCCTCAAATGCTCCCAAACCAGTGTTACGGATGATGCCTTCGCGAATGCCAATGATTCCAGACCTGACAATAAACTCTTCGGCGCGGCTAACAGCGAATTGCAGTTTTCTGATCTCTTGTAAAACATCTTCTTGGTATGATGCTTGGTTCGCAAGCTTCATGAGTCTGACCACGGTCTTGGGATAGAAGGCTGCCAACCCGTCAATCACTCCGGCGGCACCAAACAAAACAATTGGCCCAAGCTGTTGCCCAAAGCCGCTAAAGACACGGAATTTTGTGTGATCAATTTGAGGGTCAAGGGATACTTGGACATGGTAAGACACGTCTCCATGCGACCTAGTCACATCGCATGTTAGAGAGATTGCTCGGAAATGAAGCGGAAAACAACATCAAAAACAACACATACATTTTGCATCCGACGATTTTGGGATGCTTGGCTAGGGCTCTGTATGTATCCGGTTCCGCGATAAGCCCATTGGTAACTCCCGGATAGTTGTATCTAAGTAATCATCTATTAGATCCTTGTACACACATGATGAAATGTGAGACTGGACACTCACATCAAAATTGGCAATGGACTTCGATCGGCGATTGTTGTAAACCACTCGATAAGGTTGCTTTGGTTCACAGCCTTTCCGAAATAGCCAGGCGCCAGGACTAAACCCCACTGAGCTCCGGCTGCCGCGTAGTCTTCCAGCCAGTCGAGGGTTTCAGAAATGCCGTTTGTTAGTACCCCAGCCATTATCGGGTAATTCTCAAAGCCAGCTTTTGTGAGCCCGGCCCGCACACCGGCAACAAGGTCGGATCTCTCTTTCCgggagagatggatggcCTCGCCTGTTGATCCGAGGATGGTCAGTCCAGTGATGCCGGCTTTGGCGAGGTAGACGCTGTGAGCCACCTGGGTTTCGATGTCGACTTTGGGCTCGGCGAGCTCATTCGAATCCGCGGCAGGCTTGAAGAAAGTAGGGACGGGGACAAAGACCcctggtggtggtgccgtCTGCGAGGCCATTGCGCTGTTGGAATATGTGAGATGTTCCTATATGATTGCAGTAAAcaccaagctgctgcttccgTCGAGGAGATTCCAGATATTTCAAGCCGTTCAACTGTCCCTCATTCCGTCATGAAGAGCGTCGTACCACTTCAAATAACTCTCCTACCGGACCATCATCGGTCCATGGCACTCGGGCTACATTCTCCCGGATTGTAGGCATCATCCCCACTCGATCCTCATCCCCCTCTCTGCTTTTCCGTGCGCTGTGGAGTGGTGGGGGGTTCGTGTTCCACTCGGCGGGGAGGCGTTTCTGCTCCCAAACAGGTAAGCCGTCATGGTATTGGTGGAGCTCCGCGGCCACATTGTCTTGCATGTTTCTCCTCGGTTTCTCGCCGTGGGTGCTACTATACGTATATACAAGTATTGTATTACATCCGAATCATACGAGCAATAAATTGTCATCTTAACTTGCGTTCATTCACATGACAGACTGGATCGTTTAGGTCAAACTTGCCGCACATTTCATCATGACGAGGATCAAGTCTATGGAATACTTTCGCGTCCCGCCTCGGTGGCTGTTTGTAAAAGTCaccgatgaagatggaaatgttGGCTGGGGCGAAGCATCCCTAGAAGGACATACACAGGCAGTTGAAGGATGTTTAGATGCGTGGTTTGAGAAGTTCAAAGGACACGACGCTGAGTAGGTTTCACCGGATTCGGCATTTGGACAAATTAGGAAATGTGCTTATCAAACGCAGCGAGATCGAGCACATTTGGCAAATGGCGTGGCGCACTGGGTTCTATCGCGGCGGGCCTGTTTTTATGAGTGCACTCTCTGGAATTGACATCGCCTTATGGGATTTAAAAGGTAAAATGGCTATTaatttaaagaaaattaatttGAGCTTGAGAATAATACTGACTAGCTTCTAGGCAAGAAACTGGGTGTCCCGATATATGAGCTCCTTGGTGGCAAAGTGAGGCACAAGCTCAAAGTATACGCCTGGATCGGAGGTGACCGCCCAGATGAAGTTGAACAACAAGCGTAAGCTGGACATCTTATTAATTTGTTAAATTCACGAGCAAGGCTAATAATCTCAAACAGAATAGCTCGCAAAGAGCAGGGGTTTCACGCAGTCAAAATGAATGGAACTGCGGATGTTTGCTGGCTGGATTCGCCATCAGTGCTTGATGATGTAGTGCGAAGGATAAAAGtcgtcaaaggccttgggATGGATGCCGCAGTCGACTTCCACGGCCGTGTTCAcaagccaatggcaaagcAACTGGCCGCTCTGCTCCAGCCGCATCGACCTCTC is drawn from Trichoderma atroviride chromosome 7, complete sequence and contains these coding sequences:
- a CDS encoding uncharacterized protein (EggNog:ENOG41), whose product is MAFAGKVYAVTGGASGIGLATVKLLAEQGATVCFSDVNTTALAAAETYLKEKGAKFSATKVDVSKRAEVDAWIEGIVKEFGQLDGAANIAGIIGKHHSIHSIEELEDDEWDKIIAVNLTGCMYCMRAELKNIKDGGSIVNMASIQGITGLGFHGGYGASKHGVVGLTRIAAKEYGKREIRVNAVAPGSIYTPMMQDFWDNSGRPADAPFDDPTAFQRQGKPEEVAKVVLFLLGSDSTFVSGSVYSVDGAWL
- a CDS encoding uncharacterized protein (SECRETED:SignalP(1-19)), which gives rise to MKVTSIVGVIAALAGPAAAFYGQMAASAMTVSGEGPAYQLITLSDYNTGSIYSGDLNFSFSGTQKFV
- a CDS encoding uncharacterized protein (TransMembrane:1 (o215-234i)) — protein: MASQTAPPPGVFVPVPTFFKPAADSNELAEPKVDIETQVAHSVYLAKAGITGLTILGSTGEAIHLSRKERSDLVAGVRAGLTKAGFENYPIMAGVLTNGISETLDWLEDYAAAGAQWGLVLAPGYFGKAVNQSNLIEWFTTIADRSPLPILIYNYPGVTNGLIAEPDTYRALAKHPKIVGCKMSHGDVSYHVQVSLDPQIDHTKFRVFSGFGQQLGPIVLFGAAGVIDGLAAFYPKTVVRLMKLANQASYQEDVLQEIRKLQFAVSRAEEFIVRSGIIGIREGIIRNTGLGAFEGGRLPLKGRLPEANWTSLHQLYLSDIEQIEATL